GACAAAAATAAAGGGCATGCATAAACTCAAATCCAAAGTAAAGAAGAAACTACTTAAAGTTAGTGAAAGTTGTATCATCTCAGAATATTTTCACTTGATTGGGGTTTGTGGAAGAGAATGCAAAGCTCTGCCTCAGTTCAGGaacatcttaaaaaaaacaacccaaccccTCAACAACCTCTCAACAAAAGCTTGTCAGATTTAAACCTGGCTCTCACTGAAAACCACACAAGTTTAATCCCTTCACAACTGAGCCAAATCCAGGCTGCCCATTTCCTTTCAAATCACTGAATGATTCCAGTTTACTCCAAACCTCTGAATGTGAAAACCCAGGCCAAGTGCCCTAAGTTCAGCAGTTCAGGAGATATGAGAAACTGACTTTACCTGAGAAATGTGCCTTGGGTTTATACACTTTTCCTTCAATGTCTTTTACAGGGAGAGCTTTGCCTTGCCTTATCTCATGATGGCTTTGTCTTGTTTCACTATCTTATTCACTCTCCCCTAACACGTGGGAATAGGCTTCAAGAAAGACTAGCAGAAACCCATCCAGCCTGTAGAAGCTGCTGGAGATGTCCTGAAACGTTATGTTTGAACCAGACGGTATCAGCTCCCCCCACTGTCAAAGGATCCTTTCGGGACTGTGCCTCTGCCCCTAGGGCTAATCACTTTGttcctcctttttttcccctttaatagACTAATGAAGCTCAAACAAGTAGGCTTAGCCTAGTGATAGCTCACGTGTCTCAGACGCAGCTCTCTCTTGCCATTGGCCAGCAGTAATTATAGGCACACTCCGGGGAGAAAACAGACACTTGGAGCATAAATTATGTAAATGAAAGAGAATGCAGCACGGGGCAGACCTGATGCCTTGATTCATTCACCCCGCAAGGCCTGGGGGGCTAGGGGGGCTCTATTGTTTTACAGGGTATATAAGGAGTCTGAGGCCAGTCGTGTGCCAAACTCACGGCTCGCACGAGCTGATAGCAGCCGAGATCACTTCAAAGACAAGAGCAGTCGCgtgtccccactcccacccccctttTCTTGGGAGCCTCCAAGAGCTGAAGTTGGTCCTGACTTCGCTAACACTTGGAaactttctccccctcccctggatTGCATCTCCGAGCCTTTGCACGTGAGTATGAGGGCCAAGCAGACAGACACGCCTCTCTCTAAAGCCAGCTGTACCATGCAACGCCGAGACAGCCCAGAGAGCTGCTGTGTCTAGACGGAGCCAGATCGAGCCTTTAATTAGTCCATTGATTGGTTGTCTCCCCTCTCGAtatagttgtttgttttttaactttctcCTTTTGAGGTCCATTGCTCGCCCCGCTGGGGGTTGATCCCGCTTTGAACGGTCCATCCTGCCCTCCCCCCGAGTGCCAGGCACTGATGGCCCGTCTTCTCTCCCCGCAGGATGCCCTCCGCCCCGGAGACCCGCTACTGCGCCGCGGAGAACAGCGGCGACGTGTCCTCCTGTCTGGACAGCAGCCTGCGAGCCCGGGCCGAGCCCTCCCCGGGGCCGAGCCCGGAGGAGGAGCCGGGGCGCAAGCGGCGCCGGGGCCGCTGCCGGGCGCGGAACGAGGCTGCCCTGCACACGCTGCGGAAGAGCCGGCGGGTGAAGGCGAACGACCGGGAGCGGAACCGCATGCACAACCTCAACGCGGCGCTGGACGAGCTGCGCGGCGTCCTGCCCACCTTCCCCGAGGACACCAAGCTGACCAAGATCGAGACGCTGCGCTTCGCCTACAACTACATCTGGGCCCTCTCCGAAACCCTGCGCCTGGCCGACCACAAAGCCCCGCCGCCGCCGCGGGACCGGCTGCTGCGGCCCGGCTACctgagccccgccgccccgcccAGCCCCGGCAGCGATGCGGGCTCCTGGCTCTCCACCGCCTCCTCCCTGTCCGCCTGCACGTCCAACCCCAGCAGCCCGGCCACCTCCGAGGACTATGGCTACGCGCCCCCCGAGCCCCTCTTCGCCTGCCACGGCCTCCCCGGGGAGCTGCTGCGGAGCGGCTCCTGCTGCGCCGGGTACCCCCAGCCGGACGCTGCCGTGTGAGCCAGCCCACGTGCGGGTCGGCACCGCCCCCTGGGGTTTCACTTTCGGTTCAGCGGCGCCCCCagggaggcagggccggggccgAGCAGCTCTCGGGGTTGTGCTGTGATGGGCGATGCAGGCAGAGAGCcaggtccccctgcagccagcggGCCATTGTCCGTGggacgggcagggcagggcgtgagctgcttttccttcccaagCCGCCTCCTGGCTCcaaaggcagcaggagccagctcacattgggggggggagttctcctccccccacccccccacccttccTTTGCACTTTTCTGAACTCCACAGACCCTCCTTTGTTGCTTCCCTTCCCACTGACCGGCGCCCCCGATTCAATATGATTTAGAAAGGAGAAGAAAAGGGACAGATTTGCTGCTGCAGACGAGGTGAAAAGTCAATTTTACAATTTGTAGAACTCTAATGAAGAAAAATGAGCATGAAAATTTGGTTTGAACGCCCTGACAATACAATGAAAAGGCTTAAGGAGCTGATCCTGCCGGGTGCACAGCACCCCCTCCCGGGTGCTCAGCGCACACAACTCGCTTTGACTCCAGTAACATCGGAGAGGGCTCAGCCTCGCCCCCAAGGCGTGCCTGGCTTAGCATCTGGCAGGATCAGCCCCTAAAGAGGCAAGACAAGGCGCTAGATTCATGCATTATGGATCTTGACCTCCAGCACCGCCGTCTCGCTTTAAGAGTAGGACTAAACACGGAGTATTCAGCAACTGGGCCTGGTATTCGTTTAATTTATTCAAGATGTTTCATTCATATGAAAATTGTATTTTTGTACATAAAGAGCTTTATTCTATTATGTCTGTGTTGTTGGTTTTCACAAAGACATTTGTACTTGGTGTAAATAAAAAATTTTAACGTTTATACTTCATTTCTTCAGTgcattgatttgatttttttcagatctTTTACTTCCACAAAAGCAGtgctggatgggggagggggtggggagttggAAGGAAATACTTTTATAATGCCCAAGAAATTCTGGACCACAACAGTAACATCACAACTAAATGTTCAGCTATGCACCATCCAGGAATCATAGATCGGAGAATTTGGGTACACCTCCCCGTATTGAACACCAAGGTTGTCCCTTAAGGCTTACGCTAAGCCAAATTAAAAATTGATTGCATTGGTTTAGCTTCTAGTAAGCCACTACCTGCAGAGGTGCAGGCACTGGAAGGAGAATTTCCTTTGGTGTAACAAAACATCAGCTGGCAACAGAGTTTCAAAGAAAAAGGATTAAAGGGATCAATAATATGTGACAGTTGGGGAGAAAGCAGAAAATGACAGGTGGATGCCCGAAGCAGTGGGTTTAAAGGCTCTGTTTCCAGCAGTATATCAGAAGAGCTCTTAGGGGATTTGCACGTCTTTTGTCCAATTTGAATCCTCCAGGATCTGTAATATGGGAGACAGATACATACTCTTATTGCTATATATtcagaaggtgtgtgtgtgtgtgtttccattTGGCTTTCCAAAGAGAACAGAATTCTTATTTGTCCTCACAAAGAAAAAGCTGCATTCTTCTCAAATCAGTCATCCTGATTCAGCACAGGATGCTTTTTGGCTGACACATGGTTATTTCTAAATCAGATAATTAACTTTCTTAAATAGGTTTGGTCACAGGAATAATTTATTTGTCAAATTTTTAAACTGGTGTAGTTTCAGGACATCTGACATACCATTAGCCCTGTGGTGTTCACTGTAGAGGGTTACAGATGAtctagaaatttaaaaaattccatCCCTCTATTGCAGTTTTAGACCCTTCTCTAAAGATCTCAAAGCCCCTTATAAACATTATAATGCATTAAACGTCACAATATCTCTGGGAagcaaggaagtattattatccctctTATAGCATAGGATGAAtgaaggcacagagaaattaaggaccagattttcacaAGGGCTTCAGCACACATAGTTGAGGCCAAATTTTCGAAAGACCAGAGCACATTGAAAATCTGGCGATAGTATTACAATGCGAGCTTCTGGGTGCTAAGGGTTTTGGAAAGGCTGGCCATTATGGAGGCACTTAAATGAGAACTTAATTCTTTTGCAAATCTGCAACCCAAGCGTAGGTTTTGAGCATGAGAAAATCAGGCCCTCATTGACTTACCCAAGAGGGCATGCAGGGAGTTAGAGGAAGAGACTAGAGTACAATACAGAGACATTCTTACAAAGTGCAAATATGTTACCtactatattttgttttaattctgctCTCTCCACCAACCAGACCCTTGTACAAAACCATGGCATGTAACTTCTATTATGGAATTGCTCAGAATATTGGAT
The DNA window shown above is from Gopherus flavomarginatus isolate rGopFla2 chromosome 7, rGopFla2.mat.asm, whole genome shotgun sequence and carries:
- the NEUROG1 gene encoding neurogenin-1 — its product is MPSAPETRYCAAENSGDVSSCLDSSLRARAEPSPGPSPEEEPGRKRRRGRCRARNEAALHTLRKSRRVKANDRERNRMHNLNAALDELRGVLPTFPEDTKLTKIETLRFAYNYIWALSETLRLADHKAPPPPRDRLLRPGYLSPAAPPSPGSDAGSWLSTASSLSACTSNPSSPATSEDYGYAPPEPLFACHGLPGELLRSGSCCAGYPQPDAAV